One genomic window of Polyangium aurulentum includes the following:
- a CDS encoding DUF420 domain-containing protein, with amino-acid sequence MNAHEIGNALAPVNAALNLLSAVLLFSGYIAIKQRRIEAHRWRMQGAFVASLIFLVFYVARFYLTGSHRFPDVGFVRTIYLFILMSHMVLAVVAWPLVIWTIVLGRRNQVERHRKLARITFPIWAYVSVTGIVVYVMLYHVAPLLTPVAASP; translated from the coding sequence ATGAACGCCCACGAGATCGGCAACGCGCTCGCGCCGGTGAACGCGGCGCTCAACCTGCTGAGCGCGGTGCTGCTCTTCTCGGGCTACATCGCCATCAAGCAGCGCCGCATCGAGGCGCACCGCTGGAGGATGCAGGGCGCGTTCGTCGCGTCGCTCATCTTCCTCGTCTTCTACGTCGCGCGGTTCTACCTCACCGGCTCGCACCGCTTCCCCGACGTCGGGTTCGTCCGCACGATCTACCTCTTCATCCTGATGAGCCACATGGTGCTCGCGGTGGTGGCGTGGCCGCTCGTGATCTGGACGATCGTGCTCGGTCGGCGAAACCAGGTCGAGCGGCATCGCAAGCTCGCGCGGATCACGTTCCCGATCTGGGCGTATGTCTCGGTGACCGGGATCGTCGTTTACGTCATGCTCTACCACGTGGCGCCGCTGCTCACGCCCGTCGCGGCCTCGCCTTGA
- a CDS encoding carboxypeptidase regulatory-like domain-containing protein, with product MHRSIVPIAAAAALALVAGCRDDAKPSAAAPTGTSSASAKPSGKLGTAVLRGVVQFTGTAPEMKVPAKRKQATDVCKEKDVVHDAVVVTDGKLKDVLVRIAPHSLEGRYEPPAPATVDQADCSYVPRIQGVLAGQEILVKNSDRTLHNVHTYLGSETVFNEATAAGSPPLAKKLPPDGIIRFGCDIHPWMRGFVVVTDHPFFTVSGRDGAFRIEKVPAGTYKVEAWHTQYGLKTLEAVVADGQTVELSIKYDGTEPAPSENRDELKELW from the coding sequence ATGCATCGCTCGATCGTTCCCATCGCCGCCGCCGCCGCGCTCGCGCTCGTCGCGGGCTGCCGAGATGACGCGAAGCCCTCCGCTGCCGCGCCCACGGGCACGAGCAGCGCGAGCGCGAAGCCCAGCGGGAAGCTCGGCACGGCCGTCCTTCGCGGGGTCGTGCAGTTCACGGGCACCGCGCCCGAGATGAAGGTGCCCGCGAAGCGCAAGCAGGCGACCGACGTTTGCAAGGAGAAGGACGTCGTCCACGACGCGGTCGTCGTCACCGACGGCAAGCTGAAGGACGTGCTCGTGCGCATCGCGCCGCACAGCCTCGAGGGCCGCTACGAGCCGCCCGCGCCCGCGACCGTGGATCAGGCCGATTGCAGCTACGTGCCGCGCATCCAGGGCGTCCTGGCGGGGCAGGAGATCCTGGTCAAGAACAGCGACCGGACGCTGCACAACGTCCACACGTACCTGGGCTCCGAGACGGTCTTCAACGAGGCGACCGCCGCCGGCTCACCGCCGCTCGCCAAGAAGCTGCCGCCGGACGGCATCATCCGTTTCGGCTGCGACATCCACCCGTGGATGCGCGGGTTCGTCGTCGTCACCGATCATCCGTTCTTCACGGTGAGCGGCCGCGATGGCGCTTTCCGGATCGAGAAGGTCCCGGCCGGGACTTACAAGGTCGAAGCCTGGCATACGCAGTACGGCCTCAAGACCCTGGAGGCGGTGGTGGCTGACGGCCAAACTGTCGAGCTTTCCATCAAGTACGACGGCACCGAGCCCGCGCCTTCCGAGAACCGGGACGAGCTCAAAGAACTGTGGTAG
- a CDS encoding T3SS (YopN, CesT) and YbjN peptide-binding chaperone 1 → MSKDASLAIRVSIARIEQTLAESPAFARIEPRFYVVRQGTAYIYIQVLPWEPDRAVVRLIAQLVRGVDMTPDLAIKLLRMNARLRFGAFGYVAQGSCVVLTHTLLGGDTLDGAEILAALRDLSVIADEYDDRIVEEVGGQRMQDLIESTAAFAFFEDIDYRRDWYDA, encoded by the coding sequence ATGTCGAAGGATGCCTCCCTGGCCATTCGCGTGAGCATCGCGCGCATCGAGCAGACGCTCGCGGAATCTCCGGCGTTCGCCCGCATCGAGCCCCGCTTCTACGTGGTTCGCCAGGGCACGGCGTACATCTACATCCAGGTGCTGCCCTGGGAGCCCGACCGCGCGGTCGTGCGGCTCATCGCGCAGCTCGTCCGCGGCGTCGACATGACCCCGGATCTCGCGATCAAGCTCCTGCGCATGAACGCGCGTCTTCGGTTCGGCGCGTTCGGATACGTGGCGCAAGGCTCGTGCGTCGTGCTCACCCACACGCTGCTCGGCGGCGATACGCTCGACGGCGCCGAGATCCTCGCCGCGCTGCGCGATCTGTCGGTCATCGCGGACGAGTACGACGACAGGATCGTCGAGGAGGTCGGGGGCCAGCGCATGCAAGACCTCATCGAATCGACGGCGGCGTTCGCCTTCTTCGAGGACATCGATTATCGACGCGACTGGTACGACGCTTGA
- the cyoE gene encoding heme o synthase, which yields MTIPAEPAHHALGRHAQRSFGALVADLVALTKPRITRMVVATMLGGAWVADRFAKANGLPEASGRTVAIALLGTVLVVAGANTLNMYLERDTDGLMERTKDRPLPAGRLAPEVALWFGVALSVVSVAILALFVNATTALLGAFALLSYVLVYTPLKRKTTLSLLIGAVPGAIPPLLGWTSVTGNVEAPGAVLFGIMFLWQVPHFLAIALFRGNDYNRAGLKVMPIERGERATRYHIIGYSIALLAVSLLAMPLGVAGPVYSAAALLLGAGFLGFGAWGLKAGTGTRWARGLFGISIVYLLLLFAALMIGA from the coding sequence ATGACGATCCCCGCGGAGCCCGCTCACCACGCGCTCGGCCGCCACGCGCAGAGATCCTTTGGAGCTCTCGTCGCGGATCTCGTCGCGCTCACCAAGCCGCGCATCACGCGCATGGTGGTCGCCACCATGCTCGGCGGCGCGTGGGTCGCAGATCGGTTCGCCAAGGCGAATGGTCTCCCCGAAGCGTCCGGTCGCACGGTGGCGATCGCGCTGCTCGGCACCGTGCTCGTCGTGGCCGGCGCGAACACGCTGAACATGTACCTCGAGCGCGACACCGACGGGTTGATGGAGCGCACCAAGGACCGCCCGCTGCCGGCCGGTCGCCTCGCGCCCGAGGTGGCGCTCTGGTTCGGCGTCGCGCTCTCGGTGGTGTCGGTGGCGATCCTCGCGCTCTTCGTGAACGCGACGACGGCGCTGCTCGGCGCGTTCGCGCTCCTGTCGTACGTGCTCGTCTACACGCCGCTCAAGCGCAAGACGACGCTGTCGCTGCTCATCGGCGCGGTGCCCGGCGCGATCCCGCCCCTGCTCGGATGGACGAGCGTGACAGGGAACGTCGAGGCGCCTGGCGCGGTGCTCTTCGGCATCATGTTCCTGTGGCAGGTGCCGCACTTCCTCGCGATCGCGCTCTTCCGGGGCAACGACTACAACCGCGCGGGGCTCAAGGTGATGCCCATCGAGCGGGGCGAGCGGGCGACGCGCTACCACATCATCGGCTACTCGATCGCGCTCCTCGCGGTCTCGCTGCTGGCCATGCCGCTCGGCGTGGCGGGGCCGGTCTACTCTGCGGCGGCGCTGCTCCTCGGCGCGGGCTTCCTCGGCTTCGGCGCGTGGGGGCTCAAGGCGGGGACGGGGACGCGCTGGGCGCGTGGCCTGTTCGGCATCTCCATCGTCTACCTCCTGCTCCTGTTCGCGGCGCTGATGATCGGCGCATGA